The Choristoneura fumiferana chromosome Z, NRCan_CFum_1, whole genome shotgun sequence DNA window GGTTTTAAAGCAATAGAGACACCTGCAACCCACAAAAAAGCAATTTGGTAGCAAAAATCAAACTCAGTGTTAAAAAGCTTATTCCTTTTTTAAACGTTTGGTAATTAACTGAACATTCGTTTGTCTATGTCTGTCACTTTGACGTTTGTCTTTACTAGATACAGACAAAAAAAACGTTCTGATAATGGTAACAGAAGCCTTGTCTGACACACGTGAAATCACAATCGtcttcaccacttctttctgtcacatggtgtaGGATGGGGCTAGAAAGTGACGTCGAATGCGAGCGCCAACatcagagcgttagacaatatcgatcgcgatcgcaatcaaatgacagcttttttatgcgaaatctgtcatttgattgcgatcgcgagtgtgaaaatcgttaggcaatacggcctcagcttggtaacttttttgaataatggtttgaaatggtaaattaaagtttatttaagaGCTGCATGCATCGGCAGGTGGTACATCGAAAGTCCTGGTTTTAAAGAGCGAGGAACGGcagttctttaatttttatttcctattagtttttttgtgtttaaaatgACATATGCAGCGATAATAGCAGACTAGCTAGGTCCCAAGCCTATcgcaataaagaaaagaaaaaaaaaacatcaaataaaataagaagccgttaattattgtttaatatttgATGGCGACAAGATTAAAATGGTCAGTTGACTGACACCAAtgcatctctgaattatttagattaggaattttattattaaattagggactttatacatcccctttcTATATTtaaaggctgtatattgttaagcttatggattttaaacttgtatatttttagtttaatttctagtcacaggcctgCGACGTCGAAGTttccaagacgatcccatagggcttatgggaacggaagcaataccatgccctcggtaccgctctgctttcagacaTGACATGaatgcgtgtgagctaactttgggggcggcaggcgtgagcttgccttcggaatccaaaagcttaattacttgacctgaaatgtatattacAGAATCATTTTTTTACGGTGGAAGCATtgtacacttccactgaacgtacaTATAcctagttagtgtttagttttgtaactagggaccccatacatgcctgtattattattctattttttgtaattttttcttaattttatactgtactttttaagtattttatttgtaattattttattttgaaaagatGACTTTcagccaagtttcttgcggcgcattcatcttggcaatgatggtctttccgaaagcgctggtagtttaaaaaatgacgtgtaaaagtgcccgttGCGGCATTGcgacctatttactgaataaatgatttgaattgaaTCAAATGTCATCTTGATCGCAACAAAAGAACTAAACGATAGGGCATAAAAGTTAAAAACGTAAGAACTGGACGTAGAAACACTGTATGgtataatatacattatttatagttttcttAAGGTTAAGTTTAATAATTCCACAGTATGTTATGACCAGCCAGCTAGGTATTGAAACTCCATGAATTTAAATTCACATTAAACTGAAAACAAAgatcattatttacaaaaaaaaaatacgagggAAATCGAAAAAGGTGGGCTTCTTAGTGCTAATTTTTCTACAAAACTAAACTGGATATTACTCTTAATACGATTGTAAgaagaaaaaacaatattttgtttccttttaaatttaCTTCGTTAAACGTTTACATTCGTTTGTACACTTAAAGACATTAAttgtaacttttgttttaaaacttttactcgtatcacattttttttgaaaacgctaATTTTATATTCTAAATTTTTATACTTCAAATATTTTGAGTtcatttcaaagaaaaaaaaaacacttttttaccGAGCCAGCTCAATCTTTTACTATTCTAACATTAACAGTTAATGAAACATCAATGTCATTGAGACTTATTTAGGCTATTACAATGTagacatttaataaaattaatcaactaCTTATAATTGCACACCAAATCGGTCAAGATAATTTTGAACTATGCGCCAAAAACTATTCGGGTAATTTTTCTTCAGGACGGTCAGTAGATCTATTAGGACATCTAGTGCTATCAAATACCTTTTATCGatgctattttaatttataaactggTTTCTTCCATTGTATCTGCTGTATTGAATATAAACTATTCTAACATCAAAATGTAACATGGTTATATGTATTTGTAATCTAATTCTCCAGTGACTACTTTAGTGACTATTTCTTTGTGTGTCTATTTTGTAGAACAGTACAGTAAGTATACAGGGTAACAGTTGAAAGCGTTtcgtatttatttgtatatcttcttcaatatcatttattttaacctAGGTACCTATCCTAGTCCGAGATCTTCTGTTAGTAGACTTAAAAACTAAGTTTTGAAAGTCCAAATTTTGGTTGTAATTGGGGTTTTTCGAATTCAAATATGAGCAATGAGCAGAATGTGCACGAACACTAGGCACGTAGTAGACCATCCAAATGATCGAGCTTTACAGTTTTACAGAAGATCTCTTAGAAACATTGTTACTGGCAACTGGCAacagaaattattaaaaaatttccACAGTTGACCTTGGTCCAAAATGTTTCGAAAAGTGTAAACATTCGTAATTCTAACAAGTACGGTATCTCTGAAAgtgtaaaacattaaaatttctaAGGTATAAGAAGTTCCTATGGAACAGTCTACCAAATTCGTAAAGGGACTGCCTTATGAATGacaatttgtgtctgtactttGTGGTCataatatttaagaaaaatatgttaccaaACAGCTCGCATGCTTTGGTAAGTCATCTATCACCTCTCAGCCAATTAATTATGTTCCTGGCTACTCTTGACTTTGACAAAGGTACGATGTCAATTACCGAAAAAGATTACAGAACTTATTTGATAAAACCACGCCTGCTGTCTCTTTGTTTTCAAACAAATTCTGAAGATTAGTTATAGAAGAATCAACATTTTTTAGAGAGGACGACTAGAACGCAGAGGTCGAACCCTAATAGGCTAATCTACTATAATTAGTAAGCGTACTCCATTCAGGCTTAATTCGGCACCACCAAGTCTTCTGACAACGAACAACCTTAGTCTAAGTAAAACATTTACACAGAGATAACCCTTAAAACTATTGACTAGATTTAACCTTAATTAACAAGtgattgacattttaatttcgCGGGAACTGCGGGTAATCGGGTATTTATAGTGTTTCTAAACTGATAGCAAAATGCCTGGTTTATTTGATAAACATTTTCAAATGCAAACTAATTATTTAGTCCGTTAAAGATGGGCGGCGTCTGCTGCAGCAGACGGCGCGCTTTAGGCTCGCAATAAAACCCCTTTTCTCCACAACACAAACCTCTATTTTGCGTGCTTTACCTTTCGTTGAGTCCTCAGTCTTCACCCCGCTTGACGTACCCGCTTCGTCATCGGATCACGTGTCCGGACCTGGATACCGCATGATCAGGTTCAGATCATCTTCATCGAGGTTGATGTTGCGGACCTGAGGCGGACCTTCAAATCGAGGTCTCTCGCACAGCTTGTTCTCGATAATATTAACGCATACATCGGCAGCGACGCATTGACGAGCCTCTGCTTGCGCTTCTGGTTTTGGATCTTCGTCAAGATCGGTCTCTTGGTTTTCGTCAGCAGTAGCTTCACCATCCTTTTCTCCTTCTTCATCATCGCTGTTTTCTCGTCCTTCTAGGATCATCCTGTGGGAGGCTTCCTCCATCACGCTGTCAGTCGGTGCTTCGTTGATGCAAGCGTGGGATAGAGAAAAGGGTAGCTTGACTGACAGTTCCCCGCCTATGCCGCTGATGGAAAGTTTTACCTTTACGTAGTACGACACGTAGATGGCGAAAACATTGCGGTCTTCTGGTGAGTTGGAATTGCAGATGACTGTCGAAGCGAGGCAGGCTCCCGTTTTTGAGTATGAGTCCTCTAGAGCTATCCAGTTTTTGGTTACACCTGGGAACAATGGGACTTGTTAAACGCTGTGTTCAAAGTATTTTGAATTAACCCGGGATATTTCAACTGCTATTTAGGTTAGTTTGACTTGACCTTTGTAAATTCTTCGTTGGAATTTATGATTCAAGATCAAAGGACTTATGTGATTAAATTATCCGGTCTTTTACGGCACAGTGTATACTTAATGTTACAGCCACTAGGGCATTTTGCTGACTACTACTATGAGTTGCCTTTTTTGTATTACGAATGATGTAGCTCAACTGAGATAGAACTGTAGAATTAAACATGAAGTCATCATACAGTGGACAGGTagtaacattattatttacgcTCTGTAAGACAAACCCAGGGTTTTGGAAGGGGTCATTTTCATTAAATCATCAGCTAACCTCGGCTGGGGGTCACAGTGTAGGAGTCTTCTAGTCTCTGCCCGGGGGGCACAGGTGTCCCCTCGTCCTTCGCCATGGCAACCACGTTCTTGAACTTGCCGTTGGAGAACATACACACGTCCACGTGCTGGACGACCAGCGCCTGGACAAGACAGTGAAGAACTGTTAAAGCAATAAGTTAATTTCTATTCGATAATGCTTGAAATTCAGTCTTAGAAAACAAGAAGTAGTATGTGAAACTACGGCCAAATGCATAAGGTGACCTCGCTTTTCTTTAGTAAGGGAtacacgagcaagtgggtcaagTGATGGTAGGTGAGCGCTATGTACAGTCGAATCATTTGATTCATGACCCACCGtaaacgttctcacagtaagtgtcataataaattcctctgccaagcaatgcgatgtcgctgtgactttttctacgaaaaggtttcatACTGGGTCACGTCACGATTCATTTGGTTCGAGTGTACCAGAGAAGGTGAGCGCCATCACCTATGGAGAACCGCCAAACTAGTCGTACATAGTTGCAGATGAGCTACTACGacactcgcaaatcgaagttcgtatcgcaccatccctttcactcgcCTATTAAATgccataagcgtcagcggaacggcaataTACAAGTTCGAGTTtggcacttcgtggtatagtgCTAGTTGCCAGCTTGCCAGTAACAATGcattcattctagcatggtgcgggtgacactcgATGCtccgtttcgttttactcaaagagcgcgtcggacacgcccaaaatagggttccgtagccaaaaaaaaaacttagcccgttatagttttccttgaaagtttggtatacttactaacattctgattttttttaaatttttctaccaaccggtttagattttagagggggggggacgctcgattttcatagaaatttgcactttaaagttgaatatttcgcaaaccaatcactgaatcgagaaatcgtcttagcaaacccctaatggttttaaatgacttatccaacgataccctataGGGTtgcataagaaaaaaaatcacccctactttacgtcaatgggaggtaccctaaaaaaaatttgtttttgatttttttattgtaccattttgtcggcatagtttacacatatattcgtgcaaaattacagctttctagcattgatagtcgctgagcaaagccgcggacggacggacagatagacagacagaccgacatacagacacacagacatggcgaaactataagggttccgtttttgccattttggctccggaaccctaaaaagttgctgcggtctaaatatatggaagtatatttcagttgtagcctgaatatgactggcgtaaattatttgaacataaagaactatgttatacgaaataaatttaatcagatTTATTATAATCAGTTAATATAATTCAAAGCAcaaattaagtgaagaaacgtaatatgcatgtaacgtaagtAACACCAGTGACTCGTTTAGTGATTTAGTGATAGTGGatctaatggatcttgagttataataataataatcccagcctatatacgtcccactgctgggcacaggcctcctatcagaatgagagggcttgggccgtagttcccacgcgggcccagtgcggattgggaacttcacacacaccattgaaattgcttcgcaggtttgtgcaggtttcctcacgatgttgtccttcaccgtaaagctcgtggtaaatgtcaaatgtaatttcgcacatgaattccgaaaaactctttttttaatactactggaaggcaaacgagcaagtgggtctcctgatggtaagagatcaccaccgcccacggtgcgagccggggtttgaacccacgatcctctgcttgagaggccataggtcaaaccactcggccaccacggcttcactccgtttagccttacttaacTGGCAAAtgatattccaacctagaatttcactaatattctcatcgaAATTAcaatcggattaatgatgacattaattatgatgattaagattttaaaacattagttttatcgactcaagttttgACACTTTCACTCTCTAgtctgtgatattgacagctgtcacccgcaccatgctataatgcagggtttctcaaagtggggtacgcgaacccctaggggttcgctattcgacggtagggggttcgcgacaaggtttacgtgatggtggctgcaagactggcaagatgattaagattggtttttggagtctttttgtatttttgaactccaaatttgttacttatttgtttgttatttgttgttgtttgtttcagtttgtattttcgttggcaagacgattcttacctatatttgttaccttttattgaaataaataatatacattatatttaataacttagtttctccaacagccagttttattactttctttttttgggggggggggtcgctgtcgtctagaaactttaacaggggtacgtggagccataagtttgagaaaccctgctataATGAAAACACTGTAGTTGCAGACAGAATACCTCAAGTCATAAAATCCAAGTTATAAGTTTAtgagtattataaatgcgaaagtaactgtctgtctatTATCTCTTCACGCGTATACCGCTAAACCGATTGAGATAAAATTTGCCATGGAGATATTTGAGATCCTAGGAAGGACCTAAGttagtttttttgaaaataactaaattatatGTGGCCTTTGGCCTCATGGTACCTTGATGTGTTGCACAGTTTTGTTGGAGTGGTTGACAATGGAGAAGCTGACGACTATAGGCTCGCCATGATGATAAGCCGACTTGTCCAGCCAAGATTCCAGATGCAGCCTGTAACAAAGTAAataattgtagtttttaatgattcatcGTATCGAGTCTACCCGTGATTTGTAGATGCTGTTAGAGCGGTAGATCATACAGGTAATGGCGGTCTACGTTCCGTAAATAATTCTACTTATATTACTCGGCTTTACCCAagacttcgcacgcgtaaatattaagtacttacatcTAGGAGATACTCgtagttgaattaaaattgcagtattttgggaaaaaaaatctCGTGGTAATTCCCAGAATTTCTCCGTGCATTTCAATAACGTTGCATACAAAACACTAGCGCCAAATTCGATGACTTGAAACATCGCGGTTGAGATTTTGACCTTTTGTCTcgaccccgtgggaatatcggtataaaaacGTAGCCAATTTTATTCCTGACGTCCAGctctatctacataccaaatttcatctgaatcagtCCGGTCCTTTTAAcgtggagtaacaaacatccatcctcACTAACTTTCGCCGTAGGTAACTCGTGTGTTCTGTTTTAAcataatgaaagaaagaaagaaagaaagaaaagtttattttggctccaaaaagtaccacctaaaactaagactagaactagcactaaaactatgttactaggtcaCACGGCAGGATAGCAAAAAGGGTcaccactcagcatgtgttgccgcacattatgtgcagtaacgctggttttctgtggagcccaaacgttaaataaacatgtatgcatgagccagttcctttgccccaatCAGAcggagacaaaaaaaaaaaattaaaaccatagacaaagggagaagtgacgtggctcagtgtaaaagataataatacttatactgCTGTCatggcaataaataataatgatctGAGTCTCACAGAGATTAAAATTAGTTGGAACCACCGTCGAAGCTTTACCGAGAAACAGGTTTGTGTAAATATTTTCTATACGTTTGGCGTATTAAATTCAAGCCCTTACCGGCTTCGCTCACTTTTACCATTAAGATTTGGCATctaaattgaaattctgggaaaTCTTGAAATTCTCACGGAATATTAGCTTTGTATAAGAAACACCCGTGTCATATTTCAAATCTCTTAACGGTTAAAATTCGGAATATTAGCGTTGCATAAGAAACAATTTGGGATTTCGTATTTCTATCCCGATCTCCTGTACCACTAGACCACTACcttgagtttacagtgaccgtactcgatagcgacggcgtaaattatttgtagaggcgctgtacagttctccatacaaataatttacgccgtcgctatcgagtacggtcactgtaaactcatggtagtggtactggtaatatcgagataaaaagtatactTGTACCTTGTACATTAGCGGTATTAGGCAATGTTGGTTACGCGACATTGCAGTAGGCACCATTGACATATTGTGTCAAGTTTTAaccagcgtttccaccagagatgtgcaaggatgtgtagcgagaaatatgtttttcattaaccaatagaaacgcattcgcgttgctaggcagacttgacaccctacacttcagtctactcgtgaccacgaccactgtaatgtggccgaaacatcgaggtaaatattacttaagtgttttagcgtgataaaagtcccgtttgtggtattttgacgatgagtgaaaatcacgaaagatTAAAACAAtagtaacgcttcatttacctcgcctcgctccgctcagctgtttccaccagagatgtgctgtgcgaggatgggtaaatggagcgtttctattggttaatgaaaaacacatccctcgcaacacattatcgcacattataaataaatataaataaatatcacgggacaattcacaccaattgacctagtcccaaagtaagcttagcaaagcttgtgttatgggtactaagcaacggataaatataattatataaatagacacatacttaagTACGTATTAAAcagccaagacccgagagcaaacattcgtatttttcatacaaatatctgccccgacacgggaatcatATGAagtgtctttctctgtctaatcttgaatttcacaATTTTATATCTCTGTTTTAATGGGTGGTGCCAAGTGTTGTAATGATACGTGAACGGGTGATACGAgtagtgttaaataaataaataaatatcacgggacaattcacaccaattgacctagtcccaaagtaagcttagcaaagcttgctTGTTGCTTGGGCTGAACGGCTTTCTCCAAGGAGCATGGGTCgaagaacgattttttttcaccTTTCCATTGTAAGTTGGTCAGCTAGCCTATCGATAAGTAGGAACATTTTGTATgtgtcttaaatttttttttggtttttcttcATATGTTCCTTGAAGAAAGTTGATCAGTTTGGGCAGCACTGTCACCTGTTTGAGTGTCGGCACATCGTTTGATACCATCCTGTATGTAAAGATGgcttaaaaaaactacaatttattaaataaaatacataccgtaaactgcttcaactttgccctctagccccaacattgcctgagttgatttagagtcgataacaatacaatacaaagactctttattttacaccagacatagtaagcgatacagaaaacagatacacagagaaaaaatacaaggtgagcaataggcggccttatcgcttaagagcgatctctatAACTTAGgacttttatagtttttaaacttttatctacacgggaattattaatAAGGGGAGACAagagtttaaaaacctaaagggtgctaagttatcgactctaaatcgatttatcaggcaatgttggggctagagggcaaagtggaagcagtttacggtagactgctaaaatcattacccttcctttggctttgccgtagtcaaGTAATAATAGTCATATAGTTACCATATTGAGTTGTTACCATGACGTTTGTATCAGAAATgcaggtaattaattatattcgTTAAGGATAACTAGGCGGATATTTAACCCCACACAGATTAGGGGGTCTCCTTTGACACCCCTCGGGGTTCTCATTACACGGGCGAGTAGGAATTGTTTTGCCAGTTCATTACAATAATGAACATCGTTATTGGCGTACCACTTAGTGGAAAGATCAGGCTTGTCAAAATGTTTGTTGCTTTTACCGGCCTAAATACTTTGATAGTGTTTAATAAGGCCCAAAATatgggccctgtaacagacgtaaaaaattaaaacacaggttcttctactcaaatggaactaggtactttagttctgcaactttcaaaaattaagtaattttattattatgtttattccaagcaaattaaatggtatttacaATGTAgagcatccaatagcctaaatgacatcgcctgtcacgtaacaaaatgacggatttcccAATACATAGCttatccaattaaactttaaactataataaaaatcatgttacaagttaatttcaaatgttatagaactaaattagctcaagattaagagtggaagctgtggtttaattttttgctcctgttacagggcccaccttgtatgtATGAAGaaacttaaatacttaaatgaaaagaaTATGTCTAAAATTATGcagtaaaaatacataatattcacTTGAGTTTCAACGGGAAAATCGATGCATATAAACAAgggacacaaataaaaaaaaacacttctcatgttcgtaaagttagtgtttatgtttgtttatctaggcgacataaaatgactttttatgctctggtACATAAAGTAAACAGCTACAAAAAAAGaagtttgtacatatattttattaatattttttaatttatattaatacttTCCAAGGAATCAAAATtacaacttgaaatttggactGGATAGTGGATATTCATAAACACCTACACATTCGTACCGAACCCTTTATGCGtgagtccggctcgcacttggccagctttttttaatttacatctGTATGTGTAGAACAGTCAAAATAAACGCAAGAAAATAACACTATAACGGCTCTCGAATTAAATTGTTTCGGCCGAAACGTTAATAAAGCGaaatgataaattaatttatcaagAATTTTgaggtacttaattaaagtaaagaTTATGATAGCACCAACGTGTTTAATAAGTTAGACATTTTACGCACATAATTCCCAAATTGCGGGTTCCCTACGGCAGCGCATAAAACTTTATTAAGAGCTGTAACAGGCACAAAAAGAGGTTATTCGCTCCTGAAATTATACCTTCAAGGAAGAGCGATTATAAATTGCCTGATGAGCTTTTCAGGGTTTACAAGGTTCAGACCCATGTCACTTTTTCAGGTATACTAccaacgttttttttaaatgtttttatatgAGGGGAAAACGAGctggcgggtcacctgatggaaagcaatcaccgccgcatATCTATAACAtaagctgagttacggatgcgttggtGGTGCCAGGAGTTCGTAACTGGCAACAATATCACATCAGAGgatctattgcgtaacgtttcggtattttcaataaaaattgtcATTAGATTGCGATCgggagtgtcagaaacgttaaagAATGCGAATACAGCCTCTGGCCTCTTAATCGCTTTTTAATACACCAACGAGAAGAGATGGATCCGTCCTATCCTATATTAAAACCAGGCACTTCACGGACTtaatactcatcatcatcatcatcatcatcatcagccggaagacgtccactgctggacaaaggcccttagaacgccacaatgaacgacaactcgccacttgcatccaccggtttcccgcctcTCTCACGATggcgtcagtccacctggtgggaggcctgccaacgcttcgtcttccggttcgtggtcgccactcgaggacttttctcccccaacggttatctgatcttcgagcgatgtggcctgcccattgccacttcaatttgcatatttttccagctatgtcagtgactttagttcttcgacgaatttccgtattccggattccaAGTTACGGACTTAATACTATGTATACGTAATACTATTTTCCCTTGACTGTACGGAGCCCTCGTCGCCCGAGACCGACTCGCAATTGGCCCATTTTTATAGCTCTCGCGTCGCTAAAGCATCgtcgcagcctat harbors:
- the LOC141441377 gene encoding phosrestin-2-like isoform X2; translated protein: MAGDSSLNSQRVFKKSSPNNKLTLYLASRDLVVETNSIDRIQGVLHVDADYVENRKLYGQVTLTFRYGREDEEVMGLKFCNEAIMSLAQVWPLNCGHEKEPSTALQEALIKRLGAHAYPFQLELTPLAPPSVQLVPAKQYHGAPIGTSYDVRAFIAEKVDEKVSRRNMVRMGIRVLQGASRAASAVLPPPSPSHSSFSALAHYQLLRLRGKNKQQEEPAPEPPVPETSTGERPPPRVRAEKPFLLCDGKLHLESWLDKSAYHHGEPIVVSFSIVNHSNKTVQHIKALVVQHVDVCMFSNGKFKNVVAMAKDEGTPVPPGQRLEDSYTVTPSRGVTKNWIALEDSYSKTGACLASTVICNSNSPEDRNVFAIYVSYYVKVKLSISGIGGELSVKLPFSLSHACINEAPTDSVMEEASHRMILEGRENSDDEEGEKDGEATADENQETDLDEDPKPEAQAEARQCVAADVCVNIIENKLCERPRFEGPPQVRNINLDEDDLNLIMRYPGPDT
- the LOC141441377 gene encoding phosrestin-2-like isoform X1, which produces MAGDSSLNSQRVFKKSSPNNKLTLYLASRDLVVETNSIDRIQGVLHVDADYVENRKLYGQVTLTFRYGREDEEVMGLKFCNEAIMSLAQVWPLNCGHEKEPSTALQEALIKRLGAHAYPFQLELTPLAPPSVQLVPAKQYHGAPIGTSYDVRAFIAEKVDEKVSRRNMVRMGIRVLQGASRAASAVLPPPSPSHSSFSALAHYQLLRLMLGLLLRGKNKQQEEPAPEPPVPETSTGERPPPRVRAEKPFLLCDGKLHLESWLDKSAYHHGEPIVVSFSIVNHSNKTVQHIKALVVQHVDVCMFSNGKFKNVVAMAKDEGTPVPPGQRLEDSYTVTPSRGVTKNWIALEDSYSKTGACLASTVICNSNSPEDRNVFAIYVSYYVKVKLSISGIGGELSVKLPFSLSHACINEAPTDSVMEEASHRMILEGRENSDDEEGEKDGEATADENQETDLDEDPKPEAQAEARQCVAADVCVNIIENKLCERPRFEGPPQVRNINLDEDDLNLIMRYPGPDT